From Gemmatimonadaceae bacterium:
TCCGCTCCGTGATCGACGTTTCCGCGTACACCAAACTCTACGGCGATGTCGTGGCCGTGCAGGGACTCTCCTTTCATGTCGCGCCTGGCGATGTGCTGGGGCTTGTTGGCCCGAACGGGGCCGGCAAGACCACGACCCTGCGCGCCCTCGCCGGCATCCTGCAGCCCACGAGCGGATCCATTCAGATCGCCGGGGTCGATCTGGCGAAGGATCCGGTCACAGCCAAGCAGCAGCTGGCGTTCATCCCCGATGAACCGGCGCTCTTTGACTATCTGACGGTCACCGAGCATCTGCGCTTCTGCGCGCGCCTCTACGGGGTGGCCGATGCCGAACCCCGCATCCCGGCGCTGCTCGACGAACTCGAGCTCACCCCCAAGCGCGACGCGCTCCCCACGGAGCTGTCGCGCGGCATGAAGCAGAAGCTGGCCATCGCCTGCGGCCTGCTGCATCAGCCGCGCGCCCTGTTGCTCGATGAGCCGCTCACCGGGCTCGACCCGGTGGGGATCCGCCGCATGAAGGAAACGATCACCGCGCGCGCACGCGAAGGCACCGCCGTGATCCTCAGCTCGCATCTGCTGCACCTCGTCGAAGAGCTGTGCACGCGGCTGCTGGTGATTCGCAAAGGGCAGATGGTCGCCTTCGGCACCCTGGATGACATCGTGACCCAGCGTCCCGCGCTTGCTGGCCGCTCACTCGAGGAGATCTTCATCGCGCTCACCGGCGACGAGCCGGCCGCCGATCCCGTGACCACCGCGGCGTAACGCGGCCGTGGCCACGACGGACCGTCAGCCCGCGCCGCTGAGCGCGCTCGCGTATCTCTACGCGCGCGCCTTTGCCAATCGCGTGCGCCAGCAGACGCGGCGGGTGCGCAGCCCGCGCTACATCGCCGCCGTCGCCCTCGGCGCGCTCTACCTGTGGTGGGCGCTCTTCCGCAACGCGCAGATGAACGGCTCGCCGCTCACCGCGCTGCTGCAGTCGGAACCGCTGCTGGTGCTGGGCAGCACGCTCCTGCTGCTGTCGTCGGCGCGCTGGTGGCTGTTCGGCAGTGAGCGCGGCGCGCTCGCCTTTGCTCCGGCCGAAGTCCAGTTCCTCTTCCCCGCGCCGATCACACGCCGGGGGCTCGTGCACGCCAAGCTGCTGCGCCTGCAGTTGGCCATTCTGGTGAACACGCTGATCTTCTCGGTGCTCTTCCGCGGCAACGCGGGCGAGCTGGCCTCGTGGGAGCGCGGGCTCGCGCTGTGGGTCGTGTTCTCCACGCTGGCGCTGCATCGGCTGGGCGCGGCCATCGTGCGCGCGAGCGCCATGGAGCATGGTCAGGCCGGCGCGCGACGCGGCCTCGTGCCGCTGGTGATTTTCGGAGCGCTGGTCGGCATGGTGGTGTACGGGCTCGCCGTCGAGCTCCCCACGCTGCGCTTTGCCAGCACAAGTGGCGTCAAGGCGCTCATCACCGCCATAACCGACGCGTTGCAGGCGCCGGTACCGGCGGCCGCGCTGTGGCCCGTGCGCACGCTGCTCGAACCGGTGCAGCTCATTCGCACCCCCGCCTTCTGGCCCGCGCTGGCAGGCGCGGGGGCGCTGCTGCTCCTGCACTACGTGTGGGTCGTGCGCCTCGATCGGGCGTTCGAAGAAGCGGCCATCGAAGCCACGCAGCACCGCGCCGAGCGCCTCCAGCGCTTTCGCGCGTCGCAGATGGGGCGCACGCGCAGTCGGAGCGGGAAGCTCGCGCGGGTGCCGTCGCTTGGGCTCCGCGGCCGGCCGGAAGTCGCCATCGTCTGGAAGAACATTGTCGCCGCCATGCGCGGCGGATCCTGGACGACCCAGCTGGTGTCGTTCACGATCGGCCTCGCCATTCTGGCCGCCGTCACACGCTCGGCGTCCACGCGCGCCGGTGACGCCTTCATGGGCGTGACCATCGGCTGGGGCGCCATGCTGCTCTTCGTGGGGCCGCTCTGGATGCGCTTCGACCTGCGCCTCGATCTCCCCAAACTGGCGCAGCTCAAGACGATGCCGCTCGCCGGCTGGCGGATTGTGGGCGCCGAGATCGTCGCCGTCACCGTGTTGCACAGCATCACGGTGTGGTCGCTGATGACGGTCCCGCTGGTGATGTTCCTGCAGGACCCGGCGCTGTTCTTCCAGAGCGGCGCCACGATTCCGATCATCGTGGCCGTGGTCGTGGGTGTGCCGGTGTTCAACGCGCTGATGTTCACCGTCCAGAACGCCACCGCGCTGCTCTTTCCGGCGTGGGTGCGCCTCGGGACCGAAGCGCGCGGCTTCGAAACGATGGGCCAGAATCTGCTCACCACCGGCGCGACCACACTCGTCGCTGCGGTCGCGCTCGTGTTTCCTGCCGGCGCCGGGGTGCTGATTCTGTGGCTCACGGGCGACTGGAACGGCTGGTCGGTGGTGCTCGCCACGCTCGTGGCGAACCTCATCATTGCCCTCGAGCTCTGGCCCGTGTGGCGGTGGCTTGGCACGGTCTTCGAGGAGACCGACGTCACCGACGTGGCAGCCGCTTAACGAAGGCCCCCCGGGCGGTTGAGCCCGGGGGGCCTTCCCGGACGGAGGCTTGCTGTCTAACCTGCGACAGCCCCCGCGGTACCCCGATCCAACGAACGCTCCAATGGCCGCCAACGAGTTCGAGCCCGACGACGACTTCACTCCCGACGACGAGTCCCCCGACGAGCAGGATGCGGGCGACGAGGCGGAGGGCGAGCAGCGTCAGGCGGTGTTCGTGACCACGCGCGAACCCATCACGCTGCACGTCGCCCAGCTCGACGATCCGCGCGCCCCCGAGAACTGCGCGCTGGCGTCGTACATCGACGATCGGCTCGTCGCGCGGAGCGCCATGCCGCCCGAAGCGATCGCTCGCCTGCTCAACCTCAAGCTTTTCGACGAGCCGGTGCAGCTCGGCCTGTTCGCGTTCGAGGAGTCCCCGGGGCTGCAGTGTCGCCTGTTCGCGCTCGTGCCCCGCGCGTTGCTCGAAGCGCAGGATCACGAGTCGGAGCCCTGGAAGGCGAGCGTCCCGAGCTACGAAGCGTCCGTCGGGGCCGATGATGACGACGACGATGAGGACGACGAGGATGACGACGAGACCGAGGAGGCGCCGTTCGAAACGATCCTCCTCGGCCACATCGTGCGCTTCGAAAAGGACCGTCGCCATCCCGATGACCTCGCCGCCGAAGCGGTGGACATCCTGCAGCGCATCATCAACGGCGCCGAGCCGCTCGAAGATGCCGACAAGAAAGCGATCGACGATCTGCTGGGATCGCTTTAGACAGCTCGCACAGGGTGCACAGAGAACCACAGGGGGCACAGAGAGTCGTGATGAGTCTCTGTGCCCCCCTGTGGTTCACGGTGTACTCTGTGCAAGCTGTTTCTAGGGCGCCCGTCGAATGACAACGTAATAGTTCTCATCAGCACGCAGCACGCCGGCGCCAACACTCAGCGCCACAGGTGACCACTCCGCCGTCACGCGGCTCTTCACCATCTTCCCCGACGCCGAGAGCGGGACCTCGAGCGCAAAGCCCGGCACCACATCGGCGAAGCGCACCTGCACCCCGTCGCCGTCGGGCTTCCATTCAAGCGCGGGGATCTTGGTCGTCGTGAGATACTGCGCAAACACCGGCGCCAGATCGATCCCGGCCTGCTGCGAGATGTAGGCCTGCACCTGCGCACCGGTCACCGTCTGGTGCGCATACGTGCTCTGCACGCCGCGCAGGATC
This genomic window contains:
- a CDS encoding ABC transporter ATP-binding protein; this translates as MIDVSAYTKLYGDVVAVQGLSFHVAPGDVLGLVGPNGAGKTTTLRALAGILQPTSGSIQIAGVDLAKDPVTAKQQLAFIPDEPALFDYLTVTEHLRFCARLYGVADAEPRIPALLDELELTPKRDALPTELSRGMKQKLAIACGLLHQPRALLLDEPLTGLDPVGIRRMKETITARAREGTAVILSSHLLHLVEELCTRLLVIRKGQMVAFGTLDDIVTQRPALAGRSLEEIFIALTGDEPAADPVTTAA